A section of the Eublepharis macularius isolate TG4126 chromosome 1, MPM_Emac_v1.0, whole genome shotgun sequence genome encodes:
- the ENTPD6 gene encoding ectonucleoside triphosphate diphosphohydrolase 6 isoform X2, whose product MKIPKLYYAFGIFGCAIIIAAYVKWNDLKPVQETMEDAALDVENQLYSEPSEMNQVVLYGIMFDAGSTGTRIHIFKFTQNPKEIPKVIDETFRALKPGLSAYADNVNKSAQGINELLAVAKEVVPMALWKSTPLVLKATAGLRLLPGKKAHELLDKVKEIFRASPFFVKDDCVSIMEGTDEGISAWITVNFLTGGLNDPTNKSIGMLDLGGGSTQITFHASTETTVGVSSASDIISFQMFNQMYQLYSHSYLGLGLMSARLAVLGGVQGQALKEDEELTSPCSSPDFQGEWEHAKILYKIKGQKAGKPLYESCFDEVAKILNQKVHRTPEVKDLEFYAFSYYYDLATDIRLIDNEEGGTLTVKDFETAAKNACDNMEAHQGDHPFLCMDLTYVSLLLQELGFPKNHILKLVRKINNFETGWALGATLHYMDSLYKLQY is encoded by the exons ATGAAGATACCAAAATTATATTATGCTTTTGGGATCTTTGGATGTGCGATTATTATTGCTGCTTATGTGAAATGGAATGACCTCAAACCAGTACAGGAAACAATGGAAGATGCTGCTCTTGATGTGGAAAACCAACTCTATAGTGAGCCATCAGAAATGAATCAAGTAGTTCTTTATGGAATTATGTTTGATGCTGGAAGTACTGGAACTCGAATACACATATTCAAGTTTACCCAAAACCCAAAAG AAATTCCTAAAGTAATTGACGAAACCTTCAGAGCATTGAAGCCAGGTCTGTCTGCCTATGCTGACAATGTTAACAAG AGTGCTCAAGGAATAAATGAGCTACTTGCAGTTGCTAAAGAAGTTGTTCCTATGGCATTATGGAAATCCACCCCTTTAGTCCTTAAAGCAACAGCTGGTTTAAGGCTACTACCAGGAAAAAAGGCACATGAATTGCTGGATAAG GTAAAGGAAATTTTTCGAGCATCTCCATTCTTTGTAAAGGATGACTGTGTCTCCATAATGGAAGGAACAGATGAAG gtatttccgcATGGATCACTGTCAACTTTTTAACAG GTGGCTTAAATGATCCAACAAATAAAAGTATAGGAATGCTGGATTTAGGAGGTGGATCAACACAGATCACATTTCATGCAAGCACTGAG acAACTGTGGGGGTGTCATCTGCTAGCGACATCATTTCGTTTCAGATGTTTAACCAGATGTACCAACTGTATTCTCACAG TTACTTGGGCCTTGGATTAATGTCGGCAAGGCTGGCAGTGTTAGGAGGGGTCCAGGGACAAGCCT TAAAGGAAGATGAAGAATTGACAAGTCCCTGTTCATCTCCTGATTTTCAGGGTGAATGGGAGCATGCCAAGATACTGTACAAAATTAAAGGGCAGAAGGCAG GAAAGCCTCTCTATGAATCATGTTTTGATGAAGTAGCAAAAATACTCAACCAGAAGGTTCACAGGACACCTGAAGTAAAGGATTTAGAGTTTTATGCATTTTCCTATTATTATGACTTGGCTACAGATATTCGTTTAATAG ATAATGAAGAAGGGGGAACTCTGACTGTCAAAGACTTTGAAACTGCTGCAAAGAATG CATGTGACAACATGGAGGCTCACCAAGGAGATCATCCATTCCTCTGCATGGATCTCACTTATGTCAGTTTGCTATTGCAAGAACTGGGCTTTCCAAAGAACCACATTCTTAAG CTTGTTCGAAAAATCAACAACTTTGAAACTGGCTGGGCTCTGGGAGCTACACTTCACTACATGGATTCACTTTACAAACTGCAATATTAA
- the ENTPD6 gene encoding ectonucleoside triphosphate diphosphohydrolase 6 isoform X1 — translation MKIPKLYYAFGIFGCAIIIAAYVKWNDLKPVQETMEDAALDVENQLYSEPSEMNQVVLYGIMFDAGSTGTRIHIFKFTQNPKAEIPKVIDETFRALKPGLSAYADNVNKSAQGINELLAVAKEVVPMALWKSTPLVLKATAGLRLLPGKKAHELLDKVKEIFRASPFFVKDDCVSIMEGTDEGISAWITVNFLTGGLNDPTNKSIGMLDLGGGSTQITFHASTETTVGVSSASDIISFQMFNQMYQLYSHSYLGLGLMSARLAVLGGVQGQALKEDEELTSPCSSPDFQGEWEHAKILYKIKGQKAGKPLYESCFDEVAKILNQKVHRTPEVKDLEFYAFSYYYDLATDIRLIDNEEGGTLTVKDFETAAKNACDNMEAHQGDHPFLCMDLTYVSLLLQELGFPKNHILKLVRKINNFETGWALGATLHYMDSLYKLQY, via the exons ATGAAGATACCAAAATTATATTATGCTTTTGGGATCTTTGGATGTGCGATTATTATTGCTGCTTATGTGAAATGGAATGACCTCAAACCAGTACAGGAAACAATGGAAGATGCTGCTCTTGATGTGGAAAACCAACTCTATAGTGAGCCATCAGAAATGAATCAAGTAGTTCTTTATGGAATTATGTTTGATGCTGGAAGTACTGGAACTCGAATACACATATTCAAGTTTACCCAAAACCCAAAAG CAGAAATTCCTAAAGTAATTGACGAAACCTTCAGAGCATTGAAGCCAGGTCTGTCTGCCTATGCTGACAATGTTAACAAG AGTGCTCAAGGAATAAATGAGCTACTTGCAGTTGCTAAAGAAGTTGTTCCTATGGCATTATGGAAATCCACCCCTTTAGTCCTTAAAGCAACAGCTGGTTTAAGGCTACTACCAGGAAAAAAGGCACATGAATTGCTGGATAAG GTAAAGGAAATTTTTCGAGCATCTCCATTCTTTGTAAAGGATGACTGTGTCTCCATAATGGAAGGAACAGATGAAG gtatttccgcATGGATCACTGTCAACTTTTTAACAG GTGGCTTAAATGATCCAACAAATAAAAGTATAGGAATGCTGGATTTAGGAGGTGGATCAACACAGATCACATTTCATGCAAGCACTGAG acAACTGTGGGGGTGTCATCTGCTAGCGACATCATTTCGTTTCAGATGTTTAACCAGATGTACCAACTGTATTCTCACAG TTACTTGGGCCTTGGATTAATGTCGGCAAGGCTGGCAGTGTTAGGAGGGGTCCAGGGACAAGCCT TAAAGGAAGATGAAGAATTGACAAGTCCCTGTTCATCTCCTGATTTTCAGGGTGAATGGGAGCATGCCAAGATACTGTACAAAATTAAAGGGCAGAAGGCAG GAAAGCCTCTCTATGAATCATGTTTTGATGAAGTAGCAAAAATACTCAACCAGAAGGTTCACAGGACACCTGAAGTAAAGGATTTAGAGTTTTATGCATTTTCCTATTATTATGACTTGGCTACAGATATTCGTTTAATAG ATAATGAAGAAGGGGGAACTCTGACTGTCAAAGACTTTGAAACTGCTGCAAAGAATG CATGTGACAACATGGAGGCTCACCAAGGAGATCATCCATTCCTCTGCATGGATCTCACTTATGTCAGTTTGCTATTGCAAGAACTGGGCTTTCCAAAGAACCACATTCTTAAG CTTGTTCGAAAAATCAACAACTTTGAAACTGGCTGGGCTCTGGGAGCTACACTTCACTACATGGATTCACTTTACAAACTGCAATATTAA